Proteins encoded in a region of the Haloarcula sp. CBA1129 genome:
- the pheA gene encoding prephenate dehydratase yields MTTVTLGPEGTYSHRAAQAVTDAEISFSESVTAIVEAVAEGEAERGVVPVENSIEGSVTESLDAFAEYDIAVVEEVITPIRHALLAQDDSFSLVASHAQALAQCRGWLDEHYPGVNVEAVASTARGVERARGNSDIAAIGHPENATNGSGLRVLAEDIQDRASNATRFVVVAPKSERSEAGGKTSLIISPNVDYPGLLLELLEPLADRDINMTRFESRPSGERLGDYVFHMDISAGLYEQRTQAALEDIEDIAEKGWVRRLGSYDSQTVVN; encoded by the coding sequence ATGACCACTGTTACCTTAGGTCCCGAGGGGACCTACTCCCACCGCGCCGCACAGGCAGTCACCGACGCCGAGATTTCCTTCTCCGAGTCGGTGACCGCCATCGTCGAGGCGGTCGCGGAGGGCGAGGCCGAACGCGGCGTCGTCCCCGTCGAGAACAGTATCGAGGGCTCCGTGACCGAATCGCTGGACGCCTTCGCGGAGTACGACATCGCCGTCGTCGAGGAGGTCATCACGCCGATCCGCCACGCCCTGCTGGCACAGGACGACTCCTTCTCGCTGGTCGCCAGCCACGCGCAGGCGCTGGCCCAGTGTCGCGGCTGGCTCGACGAACACTACCCCGGCGTCAATGTCGAGGCCGTCGCATCGACGGCCCGCGGCGTCGAGCGCGCCCGCGGCAACTCGGACATCGCCGCTATCGGCCACCCCGAGAACGCGACCAACGGCTCCGGACTGAGAGTCCTCGCCGAGGACATCCAAGACCGGGCCTCAAACGCGACGCGGTTCGTCGTCGTCGCCCCGAAGAGCGAACGCTCGGAAGCCGGCGGGAAAACCTCGCTCATCATCTCGCCGAACGTCGACTACCCCGGACTGTTACTGGAACTCCTTGAGCCGCTGGCCGACCGCGACATCAACATGACCCGCTTCGAATCCCGGCCCAGCGGCGAGCGCCTAGGTGACTACGTCTTCCACATGGATATCTCGGCCGGTCTCTACGAGCAGCGCACGCAGGCGGCCCTCGAAGACATCGAAGATATTGCCGAGAAGGGCTGGGTCCGCCGTCTGGGATCGTACGACTCCCAGACGGTCGTCAACTGA
- a CDS encoding Hsp20/alpha crystallin family protein, whose protein sequence is MSDRDPFSEIERAFDMLGEQFGVDMGAVPVDVVDEGDAFVVHADLPGYDSEDIDVQLVEERKLTISATASQERDSTDGQYVKRERRQQSLSRSVHLPEAVDEDGTTASYDSGVLTVRLAKVVHSEDDEGTDIPVN, encoded by the coding sequence ATGTCTGACCGCGATCCGTTCAGCGAGATCGAGCGCGCGTTCGATATGCTTGGAGAGCAGTTCGGCGTCGACATGGGCGCTGTTCCAGTCGATGTTGTCGATGAGGGCGATGCCTTCGTCGTGCACGCGGACCTACCGGGCTACGACAGCGAGGACATCGACGTCCAGCTCGTCGAGGAGCGGAAGCTCACGATCAGTGCCACCGCGAGCCAAGAACGGGACTCGACCGACGGCCAGTACGTCAAGCGCGAGCGCCGCCAGCAGTCGCTGAGCCGGTCGGTCCACCTCCCGGAGGCCGTCGACGAGGACGGGACCACCGCGAGCTACGACAGCGGCGTCCTCACGGTTCGGCTGGCGAAGGTCGTACACAGCGAGGACGACGAGGGGACGGATATCCCCGTGAACTGA
- a CDS encoding peroxiredoxin, translating to MVLEPGTDVPTIRATNQHGDSVQPGFGQPTVLYFYPADDTPGCTTEAEQFEEYAQQFEDAGVSVYGVSTDGVESHRDFSAANDITFDLLADPEGRLCDAFDVPLVDGRSQRTTYIIANGRVVGVYERVAPDGHAASVFEDLVDTGLVRAE from the coding sequence ATGGTACTCGAACCCGGCACGGACGTGCCGACCATCAGGGCGACGAACCAGCACGGAGACTCGGTCCAACCGGGCTTCGGGCAACCGACAGTGCTGTACTTCTATCCGGCGGACGACACCCCGGGCTGTACGACTGAGGCGGAACAGTTCGAGGAGTACGCACAACAGTTCGAGGACGCCGGCGTCTCCGTGTACGGCGTCTCGACGGACGGCGTGGAGAGCCACCGCGACTTTTCCGCGGCGAACGACATCACCTTCGACCTGCTGGCCGACCCAGAGGGGCGGCTCTGTGACGCCTTCGACGTGCCGCTCGTCGACGGGCGGAGCCAGCGGACGACGTACATCATCGCCAACGGGCGTGTCGTCGGCGTGTACGAGCGGGTCGCTCCCGATGGGCACGCAGCGAGCGTCTTCGAGGACCTCGTCGATACTGGACTGGTCAGGGCCGAGTAA